In Carya illinoinensis cultivar Pawnee chromosome 10, C.illinoinensisPawnee_v1, whole genome shotgun sequence, one DNA window encodes the following:
- the LOC122278802 gene encoding uncharacterized protein LOC122278802 — protein sequence MGRWRRQQGGTHHKETQSQGTRSQNWKPPVYAWQSSVPSWEKKFCTSIGLVPWRKLLETKKCIYLYNNVVQWNDSAGEEAFHNAKKRFWAEINGLPCDIPLPDPDIYIDEVDWNSSIDPELLLNLEQEPKAPSEGDKDEKAVILADSLLLNQSFCCTGWGEAEEDLRKTTDLAWHPGYGNYNQAVNNNNGYWEHNYGQSNRAIEDNGWETYQNDSWGWNQWEKNYNESENIDGGRAGGCWRMWDNNSRREVSDRYMSRYKTSRFHGNDHHQMGRGRKDGRVRRKVNLAYE from the exons ATGGGTCGTTGGAGAAGACAACAAGGTGGAACTCATCATAAAGAAACTCAGAGTCAGGGAACACGATCGCAGAACTGGAAGCCACCTGTGT ATGCTTGGCAGTCATCTGTGCCTTCCTGGGAAAAGAAGTTCTGCACATCAATTGGTTTGGTTCCATGGCGGAAGCTCCTGGAAACCAAGAAGTGTATATATCTCTATAATAATGTGGTTCAATGGAATGACTCTGCTGGTGAAGAAGCATTTCACAATGcaaaaaaaagattttgggCAGAGATTAACGGCCTCCCCTGTGACATACCATTGCCCGATCCTGATATTTATATTGACGAAGTAGATTGGAACTCCAGCATTGATCCTGAATTGCTGTTGAACTTGGAACAGGAACCCAAGGCTCCTTCTGAGGGAGATAAAGATGAGAAGGCTGTGATTCTTGCGGATTCCCTCCTCTTGAATCAGTCATTTTGTTGCACTGGATGGGGAGAAGCTGAAGAGGACTTGAGAAAAACCACCGACTTGGCTTGGCATCCTGGATATGGGAACTACAACCAGGCTGTAAATAACAACAATGGTTATTGGGAGCATAATTATGGTCAGAGTAATAGAGCCATTGAAGATAATGGATGGGAAACTTATCAGAATGATTCATGGGGATGGAATCAGTGGGAGAAAAATTACAATGAGTCAGAAAACATAGACGGGGGAAGAGCTGGTGGGTGTTGGAGAATGTGGGACAACAATAGCAGGAGAGAAGTCTCTGATCGGTACATGTCAAGGTATAAAACCTCAAGGTTTCATGGAAATGACCATCATCAAATGGGTCGTGGGCGGAAAGATGGTAGGGTAAGGAGGAAGGTCAATCTTGCATATGAATGA
- the LOC122279525 gene encoding uncharacterized protein LOC122279525 produces the protein MGTRSLLIHQPIRRDVKWQPPDETRYKVNWDAGFKTSTSKMGAGIIIRNFEGEVIAALSMPLTPVSDPSIAEANALWRAIVLCEEIGITNAVFEGDAMNIISEVQQTDQNFAWYGQIIEDIKLIYNTRQRWTIQYAPRECNLAAHKLAQFALQCDNELVWLEDIPEWMNECIQLEKNIILRMNI, from the coding sequence ATGGGAACCAGATCTCTACTTATTCATCAACCTATTAGAAGAGATGTCAAGTGGCAACCTCCTGATGAAACCAGATACAAAGTCAATTGGGATGCTGGTTTCAAAACCTCTACCTCAAAAATGGGAGCAGGTATAATCATAAGGAATTTTGAGGGAGAAGTCATAGCAGCCTTAAGCATGCCTCTTACTCCAGTGAGTGATCCAAGTATAGCAGAAGCTAATGCCCTATGGAGAGCTATTGTTTTATGTGAGGAAATTGGAATAACCAATGCAGTGTTTGAAGGTGATGCAATGAACATTATCAGTGAAGTGCAACAAACTGACCAGAACTTTGCTTGGTATGGCCAAATTATTGAAGATATTAAGTTAATATACAATACTAGGCAGAGATGGACAATACAATATGCTCCAAGAGAATGTAACTTAGCTGCACATAAACTGGCTCAGTTTGCTCTTCAATGTGATAATGAGTTAGTTTGGTTAGAGGACATTCCAGAGTGGATGAATGAATGTATCCAACtggagaaaaatataattctgAGAATGAATATATGA
- the LOC122279526 gene encoding UDP-N-acetylglucosamine--dolichyl-phosphate N-acetylglucosaminephosphotransferase-like, whose protein sequence is MDNQIDNKTTNSYSLGVDFKVEIESATPSEEERFTEREKPAIAARKRALADASATEHKSQDPTPTEPPTAPLNSKSGFILKLSLLLLSPYLYLIFHHYKIDRDLKKSILVNAGFSLAGFFVTHKMIPVASKYVLRRNLFGYDINKRGTYGGTLRVPESLGIVVGIVFLVLAILFQYSNFTSDSNWLVEYNAALASICFMTLLGFVDDVLDVPWRVKLLLPSFATLPLLMAYAGHTTIVIPKPLIPYLGPEVLDLGWIYKLYMGLLAVFCTNSINIHAGLNGLEVGQTVVIASAILMLNIMQIGASTDPEYKQAHAFSIYLVQPLLATSLALLSYNWNPSSVFVGDTCTYFAGMTMAVVGILGHFSETLLIFFASQVLNFLLSLPQLSGLVPCPRHRLPRFDSKTGQLTGTNDGTLVNFTLRLLGRMSEKSLCIVLLLFQASACCLCFVLRYYLAGWYK, encoded by the exons ATGGACAATCAAATAGACAACAAGACAACGAATAGTTATAGCCTTGGCGTTGATTTT AAAGTAGAAATCGAAAGCGCAACTCCGTCGGAGGAGGAACGTTTCACAGAAAGGGAGAAGCCCGCCATTGCAGCTCGCAAGAGAGCTTTAGCAGACGCATCCGCTACAGAACACAAATCTCAAGACCCCACTCCAACGGAGCCTCCAACTGCGCCACTAAATTCAAAGTCGGGCTTCATTTTGAAGCTCTCCCTCTTACTTTTGAGCCCATACTTGTACCTCATCTTCCACCACTACAAGATCGACAGGGACCTCAAGAAGTCAATCCTCGTAAATGCGGGGTTCAGCCTTGCTGGGTTCTTCGTCACTCATAAGATGATCCCCGTGGCTTCCAAATACGTACTCAGGCGCAATCTTTTTGGCTACGATATTAACAAGAGGGGTACCTATGGTGGCACTCTCAGAGT GCCTGAGTCATTGGGTATTGTTGTTGGAATTGTTTTCTTGGTCTTGGCCATCTTATTTCAGTATTCTAACTTCACATCCGATTCCAAT TGGCTTGTTGAGTACAATGCAGCATTGGCATCCATCTGCTTCATGACATTACTTGGATTTGTCGATGATGTCCTTGATGTCCCTTGGAGAGT GAAATTACTGCTGCCATCATTTGCTACTCTTCCTTTGTTGATGGCTTATGCTGGGCATACAACTATTGTTATACCAAAGCCTCTCATTCCATACCTTGGCCCAGAGGTTCTTGATCTAG GATGGATATACAAGCTATATATGGGGCTTTTGGCAGTTTTCTGcacaaactctataaatatccATGCTGGTCTGAATGGACTTGAAGTTGGGCAAACAGTTGTAATTGCATCTGCT ATTTTGATGCTCAATATCATGCAAATTGGAGCATCTACAGATCCTGAATATAAACAGGCCCATGCATTCTCTATTTATTTAGTTCAACCCTTACTTGCGACCTCATTGGCTTTACTTTCTTACAACT GGAACCCGTCTTCAGTTTTTGTTGGAGATACTTGCACGTACTTTGCTGGGATGACTATGGCTGTAGTTGGAATTTTAGGCCATTTTAG TGAAACACTACTGATTTTCTTTGCTTCTCAAGTTTTGAACTTCCTCTTATCGCTCCCTCAG cTGTCGGGTTTGGTTCCATGTCCACGGCATCGTCTCCCTAG GTTTGATTCTAAGACTGGACAGCTAACTGGGACTAATGATGGGACACTGGTTAATTTTACTTTGAGACTACTTGGCAGAATGTCAGAAAAGTCACTTTGCAtcgttcttcttcttttccag GCCAGTGCATGCTGCCTCTGTTTTGTGCTGAGGTATTACCTTGCTGGTTGGTACAAATGA